The genomic DNA TGAATCTTGATTCCAAAGCcttgtggggggtgtgtgtgtgtatgaacagATCTGCCACAGATATCCGGGGCCCACTGTAATGGGGTAGAGGGGAGGTACAGGTAGAAGAGGTGGACTGGATAATTTGAGAAGTGTTCTGCTAAAGAATGATTATGATTCCGTTAAAGCACATAGCACTTCACAGAGGGACGGGTCCCCACTTAAAAGCACTTACAGTCTAAAATCCAACACAGGAGAGACAAGaatttaagaacagccctgctggattagacaaAAATTCTATGTGCAGGTGCCTAAAGCCTATATAAAGTTGTCTCAAGAgttgagatgtaaagatgttacctTTGTTCTTCTCCCTCTAATCCCGACAGCTCTGTTCACCATTATCACCTTCCCCTTCTTATTTGCTGTAATGTTTGGAGACTGTGGACACGGCTTCCTCATGTTCACATTTGCTCTCTTCATGGTGCTGTTTGAAAGACACCCTAAACTGTTGCGATCGCAAGATGAGgtaaggaaggaagcatctcatttaGCGTTACTAGCTGTTAACATCCCTCTTTCTTTTGCCTTTTCATATGTCGGTTCTGCATAAAGCAGGCATCGTTATACACTTGCCAGTGCCTTGAACATCTGCACACAAAATTGTATGTTGTTCATTTACAtgaggcctgctgagggcctttaaacgtcacttctggctttCCCAGGCAGCATAGGGGCCAAGATCACTAGTGATTTGGGATAAAGGATCTTGCGTTCCGTGTTGACGTGGTAATGATTGGTCCTgtatataaatttttttattgTTCTCAGATTATGAAGATGTTCTTTGAAGGACGGTATGTTATCTTGCTGATGGGCCTGTTTTCTGTGTACACCGGTCTGATCTACAACGACTGCTTCTCCAAGTCTTTGAATATATTTGGCTCCCGTTGGAGTGTTCAACACACAGAAAGGTGAGTGGCTTCCTTTTCAACATGGTTTGACCCCTGATCCCAAGTCGGTCTGCTCCTCTCCTTTAACTGCTATTGAGTTAACAAAGACCAACCGTCCAAGGGGGCAATCACATTCTTAATGTAACACATAATTTTGGTCTTCATTATAAGGTATAGAATAAAATAGTAAGGCCCTTTTGAATACTTTCAGCAGAGAGTTAACCATCTCATAACCTAATGACACAAATCCTGCTTAAGATTCTAAAAATGTCTCCCTTTAAGCCCTGTTCtgttgtacattttctcttcgcAGTGATATGAAAAACCAGTACGTGACCCTGGATCCAAATGTAACTGGGGTGTTCAACGGACCATATCCGTTCGGCATAGATCCGGTTAGTGTTCTGCCCTGGAGGTCCTGCTTAATGGTGATTGACAAGCTTGCAAAAGGAATGTCCGCTTCTGGACTTGCCCCACtgtcttggggactccagctatCCCATCACAActctgacgggggggggggcagccaccaGTACAATTTGGCCAATGCATGGCTGTATGTCCGGTCCTCCCACTGTCCCCTGAGCCATCAAGGCCCAGGGTTTGCTGTTCCTCACAGGATGAAGGGCCTCCCcaattctggggcaatgctggccCTTTAACAGCAGGACTGGATCAGGCAAAGCGggggagtgggtgggggtggggaacaatccaggaaggggagggcccaGGGCTTCATAATGCATTTGGGACTGGTGATGAGAGGGCTCTGGACAGGCTACCTGAGGGTTGCTGTGTGCCTGTTCCCCTGGgacaagcccagggagggagtgaggaggaggaggactccATTGCTGATCTCAGAGACCTGGTTGTGAATCCCAGTTGTGGTCCAACTACCTCTTTCCCTGGGGCCGAGAAGGACTCACACCctggcccaccagttgcccctggggaagccacaagcaggagagaaggcagACTTCTCTCCCCAGTGCTCCCactacaactggtattcagaccCATAAGACTGAGTAGCGTTGTGAATGGTGAGCTGCCGCATTTATAGCTGTCGCGTGCAACCTTTTCAGTCTGTGAAGCTATTTGTCTGTCTTCCGCCTGCACCTTCTTTGCTCCAAAGAGAGGTCTGATCAAAAGCTTATACAATATCAGGAAGAGTCGGCCCCGACAGAGGAGCTGCTGTCTTTGTTTGTGGCTAGAATTGGAGTCAAAATATCCTTTGTGAGTGTTGTGCATGGGATATTCTCATgcgtttgtgggttttttttttcctctctccagaTCTGGAACCTGGCAAGCAATCGCCTCAGCTTCTTAAATTCCTTCAAAATGAAAATGTCTGTTATTGTGGGAGTGGTCCATATGACATTTGGAGTTGCCTTGGGGGCATTTAACCACGTGTAAGTATGCAATTTTTGACTGTCCAATCGCAACAATGTTTTGTATACGTTGCTGTCTACCTGAGACGGGCTTAGAATTTCTGTTTGTGCTTAGAGGATtgtgctctggcagaggaaaggtgggataaaaatatttttatttctaacGGTTGGGGAAAGGACTGTCTTCTTCACCTGCTTGTGGacatcccagaggcagctggtggggcactgtggAAAACGGAATGTTGAAATGGACgggggtctttggcctgatccatcagggcttttCAATATCCTGTAGAGCAActtttctcaaactgcgggtcaggacccactaggaggaTCACAAACCAATTTCGGGCAGGTCAGAGAGCACCTAGCTCAACTACCACTGAAAACGCAGAGCTGAACATACAGGGTACTGAgtgactgggcaggaggtctggtctagagggtagagcctccatttgcctgaagataacatccacaaggtcgccagtttgaggccaccggcgactttgaagcagctgacaagctgaagccgagctattccatctgctctgagtgtgggaggatggaggccagaatgtgaaaccagatcagagtgaaacatctggactgttgtggttcttgaaagatagaaccttctttcaattgtaaaaatccctacggggatttattcagcctgcctatgtaaaccgccttgaataaagtcttgaataaagaccaagaaaggcggtatataaatacctgtattattattattatttttgccctgaatagatgggaagatgagacactgaaagggggagggggaagagctgtgtgactggagaaggatccaagtctgaaTTCTGCttggacatcacttctggtgggtccccacagattgtccttctaagaagtgggtccaggtgctaaaacatttgagaaccactgtactagggaactatgctgggggggggcatgtttaAGTCTGATACCCATTTTCTCCCACCAGGGAACTGCAGGAAATAGTTTCTCCGTGATCTTTCTCCATAAAACAGATTTCTTCTTTGGCTAATGAAAAACATTCCCTCCATTTCTTTTACTCCATCAGACATTTCAAGAAGAAGTATAACATTTATCTGGTGTTCATCCCCCAACTTCTGTTCATGCTGTGTATCTTTGGATATCTTGTATTTATGATCCTGTTTAAATGGCTGGCTTTTTCTGCTGAAAACTCCGTGGTGGCCCCCAGCATTTTGATTCACTTCATTGACATGTTCCTGTTTCGCTCTAGTGAATCTCACCTCCTTTTTCCAGGACAGGTTGGTAATTCTTGCTATTCGGGGCACTTCTTTAGCTGAttgggtttaaaaataaatagaaatcTATGAACCTGCTCCTTAAAGGTTGCATTCTTAGTGAATTAGCACTATTAATAAAATATAAacagtaaataaattttaaaaaccagatAAGGTCCAGCAGCTGTTTAAGCCAGGTATTGCGTGGGGGCCTTTTTTCTGCAGAGAATTggcatgttaccctgcacatgcctgatctcggaagctaagcagggtcaggcctggttagtacttggatgggagaccacctgggaataccgggtgctgtaggcttatacagtctttcgagactgaaggttgccaaccaactacgGGAGGGGAACTACCATGTTCCGAAGCACTTTTGATGATTATGTCTTGTTAGCAGGGAGTTAGTTGATGGTCTCTTTGTGAAACTGCCTTTTCCCCCTCTTAAAAATAGATAATTCTGCAAAGAATTTTAATTGCCATCGCGGTGCTATCGGTTCCTGTGCTGTTCTTGGGGAAGCCGCTTTATTTGTACTGGCTGCACAACGGAGGCCAAGGTTTTGGGGCATATAGAGTAAGTATCGGAAGGATGTGTGCTTTGGCAAAAATCTATTTTATTTGCTCAAAAGATTTATACACCACTTCTcgtctgctggagcagatgcccaaaggTGGCTTACCATTTTAAACTTTAAACAAAAATAGACACAAACACCACAAtattaaacaataaataaaaacaaaattacagGCATTCAGAGGCACAGGGAGCAGACAGAAGacagctcacacacacacaagacgaaacagatatgttttgagccctcactgaaaagccatttgttgccttatgtgcttctgaggcatctggtgggccactgtgagatacaggaagcggaacaagatgggcctttggcctgatcctgcagggctcttatgATGGCTTCTGTTCTCCGTGGTAGGAATTTGTGCTTTGACAGGCAGGTGCAAGAGTTACGGAGAAGCAGAGCAGGATTTTTCAATTTCTGTGTTGCAAGAGGGCCAGTTGAGTGCTATGTAGGGCACACCTGAGCCCAGATATATCCTAAGTGCACATGGTTGTTACTATTGCAACTCTATAAAAGCAAAACTTTTGGGTATTTTAATCCTTTTTAAGGTTGGTGAATTTCTCCCACGGGAACTGGATTGCGAGCATTTCAATGAGGGGATGCTTGTAAATCTGCTTTGTAACTTGGAAACGAGGGGGTGGGGGAACCTCTGTCTAAAAAGCGAGTTAACTGCAACTTACACAAGTGTTTAAACGCTTCTTAACTCATCCAGAAAGGTTACCGGTTAGTACGAAAAGACAGCGAAGAAGAACTTGCCCTGTTGAGGACTCATGATGTGGAAGAGGGAAGCAGCTCTTTGGACAACAGGCAGAGAGACGGTGAGAAAGAAGAGGTAAGTTCCTTTTCTTTCTCAGTCGGAGTTGGCGTGATGTGAGAGGAGTGATCTTGTGTGTGGCAGTACAGTGTGTTGCTCTTGAATTTGTGACTCTTTTGTCACGCCTTCTCCTGCTTCCAGTTTCAGTTTGTGGACGTGTTCATGGACCAAGCCATTCATTCCATTGAGTACTGCCTTGGATGCGTCTCCAACACAGCGTCGTATCTGAGGCTCTGGGCTCTCAGCCTTGCTCACGCACGTAagtaaacccccctccccccacagtctGTTATATTTCATTGTTGCctgttttgattttaaaaacacatgAAATTCCAGGCGGGCCATCCTTATCCGCTGGTTCGGAACCTGTGGATCTGACTTGGCACAGGTTCCGAAACTTGTGCCACGAGGGCCTCCCCTGACCTCCCAGACGCGACTGGACGTGCCTTCCAGTCACGGATAGGAGACTTTCTGGGATGCAGGGAGGCTGCGTGAGGCTTCCCCTGGACGTGACCAGAGGGCATTTTCAGTCACATTGGAGATCCTCTGAGGGACCCACCTATGGATTCTGTGGTCAGTGTGTTTCAGCATTCATGGAGGCTCCCACAAATGCTGAAGGCTGATTATATAtacataaatggttggcaaccttcagtctgggaagactatggtataagcctacagcacccggtattcccaggcggtctcccatccaagtactaaccaggcctgaccctgcttagcttccaagatcagacaagatcaagcatctGCAGGATAACAGTGCATTTCTTTTGTGCAGCATGAGCATTGCCTAAGGCagacacagagacacacacccacacacacacaggtggcatCCTTAAATATTTGTAATGGGAGtaaaatttctttttattttataacTTTCTCCAATTCTTTAGTCCAAGGAAAAAGCCACTTTACTAGCCTTGCAAAAGCAAAATCCCTTGAGAACTCACTGACTTTTTGGAACCTCATTTGAGACTTTTCCTCTAAAGTTCTTTCTTTGTGTgtacctgtgtttttttttttttagaattatCGGAAGTGCTCTGGGCGATGGTAATGAGAGTGGGTCTTCGTGTGGACGCGACTTACGGGATCATCTTGCTGGTCCCAGTTTCAGCATTATTTGTGGTTTTAACAATATTCATTCTTTTAGTCATGGAAGGCCTTTCAGCTTTTCTGCACGCAATACGACTTCATTGGTATGTCTTCCCTTCTAATCTGTTCATATTAGCAAAGCAAAGGCTGGCGTGCCAGGAAAACGTTTTTAGGTTGTATCCTGCGTTTACCTAGCCCCTTAAGTCACGACCGATTAAGCTTAGGATACAACCTTTGGGCCTCTTATTCAAACAGTGCGGGCTTTCGTTCTTCTTTCCTGAAGAATATATGGAAAGCTTTAGTGGCTAAAAAAAATGCCAAGGCTTTGAAAATGTTCAGACTCGACATTTGTGCATGCACGGCCTGAACCTTATGCGCAACAATTATAAAAGGGGCTAGATGTGGGTGTTCGGTGAACTTAATTGTGGTACCAATTGTTTTTTGTCTTCATTATAGGGTAGAATTTCAGAACAAGTTCTATGCAGGTGAAGGATACAAGTTCACACCTTTCTCCTTTCAAGACATTTCTTTACATTGCCGTGGATATGTTGCATAGCTTCTCTGCTGTAGACAGTACATCCCTGGGGTTGTCTGAAAGTAATCATGCGTCTGTACATGGAACATCGTTCTCCTACAGCTCGTTCTGGCAGAAGAGCGGGTTCCCCCCCACCAATTGCCTTATGATGCAGCCAAATAATGTCCTGTTTTATACACGCATACCTCTCACCTGGACATGGCAGTGTGGAACTTCTTGGCAAGGAGGCATAAAATGGTGTTTTCTTCTGCTATGAGTGCCCACAAATCATAACTTTAAAACAAATTCTGAGCATCTGATTGTTTCTCATAAGAACACTAAAGAGCATTTATTTCCTTTTCACAATCTTTAAATCTCTTTTCACTACCACTAATACTACCGCACTTTGGTGAAAGGTGATATCTGACAGCAGTCAGGAAGAAAGTCGCACTGTGCATTCAGTATTTCTTGGGAACTGTGAAGACTTCCTGTGGTATGTTTCTGAAGCGGGTTGAGATGGATACACGCTAGAACAAGAGCTGTGTACACTTCTGTGGTTGCTCACTCTGAGTTTTGACTAGGAGAGGAAGGATGGAAAAGGCACGCTGGATTTTGGGGTTTCCTTGGAATAATATATGACTCCAGTTTGTGTCTTGCCAGCACAGAGTAAGCTAATAGGGCACTTCCCACAAAGATTCTCTGCCTGGATTATTCTGCAAAGTGTGACGTAGTCTAGCAGAGGTCCTAATACCACTTGCTTAACTGAACCATTCCCTTGAAATAAAGCATCTGATcacaaagtctttttttttttttaatagtcttGCAACTTGGATAAGCACTACCTTGTTTGCTTTGGGTCGAGCAACAGCCTGTTCAAGTTCCAAAGCTTATCCTAGACACTAGTTATGCACTCCTTCCCTAGACATATCATTCCACTGATGGAAATCAATACTGGCAAAATCAGGTTCTGGTTTAATTTTGCTTTTGATGTAGCAGCCAGTTTGGTCTTGATTGAAACTCGGTTAGGCGAAGTGAATATAACTACCTtttaggaagatttttttttaagaaaaataaaatgaaaatggaaaTATTTTATAAAAGTGCCAACGGAATAACTCTGGTCTTTTGTTTCGTACTCATCTTAAATAAAGACTCGATGGCTTGTTTTGAGAAAAGATATTCTGGCTTTAATTGTAGCTTAAAATGAATCCATGGTTTCATCTTCTAGTGGTGATGTGAATGTATAGCAGAGAGCAGCCTTTCCGCCTGCAGTACCTCTGGGGGCCACCAGAGGGCAGTGTCCCCCCTTGCCTGCAgcattttcccccttgcctccaGTACCACTGGGAGCCACCAGAGGGCAGCATCTCTCCTTGCCTACAGTACTGCCGGAGGCCAGCAGAGGGCGGCCGCTCCTTCCCCAGCACCGCTCAGTGCTGCGCGCGAGGCCACGCCCCCCGCCGTTGCCCTGGAGACGGCCCGGCGTCGGTTGCGCGGGGATGGAGGACGTGCGGGTGCAGTGGCTGGGCCTGCGAGCGCGGCAGGCGCTGGGCGTGAAGGACGACGCGCCCTTCGAGGAGCTGCTCAACCGCGGCGACGGCGAGGAGGCCGAGCGCGTCCTGCACTTCCTCAACCAGAGCGCCGGCAGCGCCGAGGAGGGCGCCGCCTCCGCGCTCCTCCTCAGCCAGGAGCTGCGCCTCGAAGAGATCGACGTCGAGATCGGTGCGCATGCGCGGGCGGAGCGCCTCCGCGCATGCGCGGAGTGCACGCCTTTATATTCCTGCGGCCTGagccggcccatctatgaggccagctgaggcaggTGCCTCAGGCACTGGCTGGAGGGGGCAGCGAGGAAAGTgtgtctctgagcatgcacagagcgcACGCCTTTATAGTCCTGTGGCTAGGgccggcccagccatgaggccagctgaggcaaGTGCCTCAGGCACTGGCTGGAGGGGGCAATGAGGAAAGTgtgtctctgagcatgcacagagcgcACGCCTTTATATTCCTGcggccagggccggcccatccatgaggccagctgaggcaggTGCCTCAGGCACTGGCTGGAGGGGGCAGTGAGGAAAGTgtgtctctgagcatgcacagagcgcACGCCTTTATATTCCTGcggccagggccggcccatccatgaggccagctgagacaGGTGCCTCAGGCACTGACTGGAGAGGGCAGCGAGGAAAgtgtctctgagcatgcacagagtgcacaTCTTTATATTCCTGCGACCAGAgctggcacatccatgaggccagctgaggcagaGGGCGAAAGTGATGAAAGAatctctgagcatgcacagagtgcaccCCTTTGTATACCTGTGGCCAGGGCCTATCCATGACACaagctgaagctgttgcctcataCATTAGATGGAGGAGGGGGGGGCAATGATGAAAGAGCGTCTCTGAGTATGCACAGACTTGCACCCCTTTGTGtacctgctgccagggttggCCCATGCATGAGACCAGGCTggcttttcttttgtcttttttgggggggtgtcaaTTGTTGGTTTTGAAACTTTTTCTGTAGCCCCCCCAACTATTAGTGTATTACAAGttcagtaaataaaaaaattaattcacacctgagtctctccctctcccccatccTCTACAggtgctcttatatttagcactactgtccctcttcaccccagcacagtgtcttttccagtggttgtttgctgtcgtctcttcagcatctttttcgattgtgagctctcttggggcagggagccgttagttatttgatattctgtgtaaactgctttgggaactgttgctggaaagcagtatatactataaatactgttaatgataaaGCAGGTGTGTGTGAGCCGCTTAGAGGTGCTGTGGAATAaaacactctgcatgtgctcCCATGACTAGGATGTTATCTTTTCTAGGTCTGATGCTTGGCTTCGTAAGAAGTCCCAAGTTTACCATTTGAACAGTTCATCTATTTCTGTATCCGTTCACTTCAGTGGAGGTGGGAACTCTGGGATATGCATAGCTGTCCCCTCTATCAGTTGGGAAGCCTGcctatttaactttttttttttaatgtaatatttGTGTAACATTTGTCTCTGTGTTCTTTTGGAACAGACGTACCTTACGAAGATCGACTTGATGATGAAGATGAGTTTTCGGAGAGACTGGGTAGCGGCTCCTCCGCCTCTCTGATAGGTGGAAGTATGTAAAAGGAACACCATGTCAAAAACCTTGAGGTGTACAGAAACGATCGGGGCCAAactagatctggaagatccataATTAGGATCTCTGTGGTGCTTTAAAGAACTACAGGCatcccccccatatctgtgggggatgcattcctgctccctcatggatactgaaggGGATATGGGATATGGATGGAGAGGATCCCATAGAGCAATGTCTCCCAGACTGTGGTTTGTGCTCTCACTGGTCACCATCAGAACGCCCGCCTGCTATTAACTCTGCCTGTGGAGTGTTTTTGTGTGGGGGGGTGACAGAGGGAGTGGGAACATAAATACGCGTACATATCTTGGCCTGGTTGTCATTATGGACGTACCAATAGCACAGGAAGTCCAGATTGCAGCAGAAGCTTGGTCCCAGGTTTCCAGCAGCTTGCAAGGGACTCTGTATATTCCTTTATTAGAGAGAGACCGGAAAAAGAGATCATCATCGTCTGAAATGGGAGAAAAACCCACGGCTGACCCTGTGTCTGTGATCTCTGTTGCATCAGGCATGAGTGCCATTGAGCAGGAACTGGGCATGGAGTCGAAGCGGGTTCGGACGTTTAAAGTAAGTCTTACCGTCATCCCTACTGATGCAATCTAGAAATGCTGGAGATCAATCCAGAGTGGTGGATCCTTCCTCCCATTTGGCAGGCCTGTGCAAATGTGAGGGGGTTTCCTCCTCAGTCCCAGGCTTGCCTGTTGCACAGTGGCGGGACTCAAGAAAAGCTCTGCTTTGGTGTTTGGCCATCCTTAAAGTGCTTTCTTCAGCATTCTGATCATTCCCAGGCTGGCCCGTTGGGAAAGGCTGAGGTTTTACTTGGTGGGAGTGGGCTTCcagcctcccggggggggggaagtttccCTCATTATCACTCCCTGAGTTATGGTGCGTGCATGCTATAGAAATGATTTGACCTTCATTTGTCCATTTCAGAAAATGATCAAGCAGGAAGTTTATAACCTGTACTACCACCTGGCCTTGGATGACATCCCCGAAGACTTTCTAGAGAACGACGCTGTGTTCTTTCTCCGTGACACCACAGGTATTTTGGGCAGGCAacttaagcagcaactgttaccctgcagatgcctgatcttctgatctcggaagctaagcagggtcaggcctggttagtacttggatgggagaccgcctgggaataacgggtgctataggcttacaccatagtctttctaggcagaaggttgccaaccatctccctatactgaacactatctcctgatcttgtctgatctcggaagctaagcagagtcaggcctggttagtacttggatgggagaccgcctgggaataacgggtgctgtaggcttacaccatagtctttctagacagaaggttgccaaccatctccctatactgaacactatctcctgatcttgtctgatctcggaagctaagcagagtcaggcctggttagtacttggatgggagaccgcctgggaataacgggtgctgtaggcttacaccatagtctttctagacagaaggttgccaaccatctccctatactgaacactatctcctgatcttgtctgatctcggaagctaagcagagtcaggcctggttagtacttggatgggagaccgcctgggaataacgggtgctgtaggcttacaccatagtctttctagacagaaggttgccaaccatctccctatactgaacactatctcctgatcttgtctgatctcggaagctaagcagagtcaggcctggttagtacttggatgggagactgcctgggaataccgggtgctgtaggcttacaccatagtctttccagactgaaggttgccaaccatctccctatactgaacactatctcccgatcctgtctgatctcggaagctaagcagggtcaggcctggttagtacttggatgggagaccgcctgggaacaccgggtgctgtaggcttacaccatagtctttcgagactgaaggttgccaaccattaatggGGTATTTTGATTGACAGACATTTGGGCTGAGAGTGGACTTGGCTGTTTCGAGATGGGTCCCCTCACGTTTCCCCTGTGATGCTCAAGCCCTAAAACCTGCCAGCAGCATTGCTTTTAAAACACCTTCTAAACACCTTGtgtgtccgcccccccccccgcttagaAACCGTCAGTGAACCAAATGACTTGACAGAAGCAGATGACGTCCTTCCTGAATTGCTGGAGTATGGCATGCTGAATAGCAGTACGCTGGTGTTGCTGAAGCAGATGATCTCACTGGTGAGCGTTTGGAGTTTATTTTTCCCCTGTCCAAAGCAATTTCTTCAGAGACTTCGACGCTGTGAGGTCAGGATCACCAAAGCCTCGGATGTTTCCAGCACAAGATGCTTGTgagcatgaagacccccccccaaaggctggGCGCTGCCTCGAGCAGGTTCAAGTGCCGATTGCACCTCCTTGCCCAGACTCCTGAAGCTGCCCCACTGAGTCTGCCCATTGGTCTGCTgtcccagagcagtggttctcaaacctttcagcgccaggacccactttttagaatggcaatctgccgggacccaccggaagttatgtcattaacctggaagtgatgttgtggctggacgtgacatcatcaagcaggaaaattttaaacccccccccacaacaaatcaaatcaataaattaatgaagtaaataaaaattttacAAAAGGTATGCATTTAAacgtttatttaaaataaaaaagaatcctCCTAGCCcacccaagcagttactgatctgtttttaaaaaaaatccccagacatcccaaaggctgcattcctgtccacacttacctgggagta from Tiliqua scincoides isolate rTilSci1 chromosome 14, rTilSci1.hap2, whole genome shotgun sequence includes the following:
- the ATP6V0A2 gene encoding V-type proton ATPase 116 kDa subunit a 2, producing the protein MGSLFRGEAVCLAQLFLQAGSAYECLSALGERGLAQFRDLNPNTSVFQRKYVGEVKKCEEMERILGYLVQEIKRADIPLPEGDTMPAAPPFKQMLEIQEQLQKLEVELREVTRNKEKLKKNLLELTEYTHMLRVTRSFVRRTTEFESCTQSNYEEFPSLENEPLVDYNCMHRLGAKLGFVSGLVHRAKVEAFEKMLWRACKGYTIVSYLELDECLEDPDTGDPTKWFVFLISYWGEQIGQKVKKICDCYRCHVYPYPNTPEERRTVMEGLQVRIQDLHVVLHKTEDYLRQVLCKASESIYTWDVQVKKMKAIYHVFNLCSFDVTNKCLIAEVWCPVSDLPNMRRALEEGSRESRASVPSFMNTIPTMETPPTLIRTNKFTAGFQNIVDAYGVGSYREVNPALFTIITFPFLFAVMFGDCGHGFLMFTFALFMVLFERHPKLLRSQDEIMKMFFEGRYVILLMGLFSVYTGLIYNDCFSKSLNIFGSRWSVQHTESDMKNQYVTLDPNVTGVFNGPYPFGIDPIWNLASNRLSFLNSFKMKMSVIVGVVHMTFGVALGAFNHVHFKKKYNIYLVFIPQLLFMLCIFGYLVFMILFKWLAFSAENSVVAPSILIHFIDMFLFRSSESHLLFPGQIILQRILIAIAVLSVPVLFLGKPLYLYWLHNGGQGFGAYRKGYRLVRKDSEEELALLRTHDVEEGSSSLDNRQRDGEKEEFQFVDVFMDQAIHSIEYCLGCVSNTASYLRLWALSLAHAQLSEVLWAMVMRVGLRVDATYGIILLVPVSALFVVLTIFILLVMEGLSAFLHAIRLHWVEFQNKFYAGEGYKFTPFSFQDISLHCRGYVA